In Phalacrocorax carbo chromosome 17, bPhaCar2.1, whole genome shotgun sequence, the genomic window AGAGGGGTTTGTACCCAAAATGCCTGGAGGCTTTGTCTGTCTCGTAGGAGAAAGTCGTGACTATTGTGTTCAGTAAGGGCAAGTTTAGGAAAGGCTGTGGCTTCCAGAAAGGATACAAGATGACCTTGATCATTCTGTGCAATTGTATCATTAACCACATCTTCCAGTAAGGGATGTGTGAGCCTAGCCTTACTGAGGGGTCCATAGTGGACAACAGCTGGTGCCTGATCAGAAAACCTTTTCTTGTTGGAGTATCATCATAGGAATAATACACTTGCCCAGCGAGTAAGTCTGGTTTCAGCTGCAAGTTCCTTGCCACAAGAACATGCATCCATGCGACGTTCCCTGGAGAAATAAGGGGCGAGAGAAACAGGTGTTCAGGAGGAGCTACATTTTCCTGTTTACTGTAGGAGTGAATGAGTCCATCGGAGCTGCCGGCTTCGGTGCTGCGAAGTAGGGAAAGCACTCATCGTGTTACTCAGCTGTGCTGTAGAGAGACTGAGTAGTTAATCCAGACCTCCAAGATCCTTTAAACCTTTGGTCTCCCCTTTGAGCTGGACAATTAATGTGCCTTGTGATACTGGTTCATGTGAAGTGAAAGGGCAGTGTTTTGTAGAGAGATCAGGATGAATGGGAGGCAGTGCTCAAGGGTTTTattcctggctctgctgtgagCCTTTGAAGAAGTCATTTGATTTATCTAGGCCTGATTCTTCTCTAACATCATTTTCAAACTACTGTTATCTGCACTTTTGGAAAAAGACATATAAGTGTGCTCCACAGAAATAACTAAAACGCTGCATGATTTAATGGTGAGTTATACTCCCCTGAAATGCATTCAACACCACAACAAGCTCTTTCTACAGGTTTTGTGCTTGCTAAAATCAGGTATGGAGTACAGCCTTTTTTGCACAGAATTTTGCAAGTAGTGTTAGTTTAATTTCTTCTAATGAAGAAATTGTCTTttcaaaccaaaataattttttaaatattgcttgaattcctctctccccccacaTAGATCCCTTGAAATGTTTACCCAGGAAAAGCAAGATTAGATTTCTATCCctttttccactgactttttttttttttcagttttctaaacAACATTTTCCCTGTgttgaggggaagaaaaaaagaaaacccttccCAGGAAAAACAGTAGAATGTAAACAACTGTTCTAAAAATTCTTGTAGCCAGGCTAAGTTTTGtggttataaaaatatttgtgctcATTCACCATACTCCTCTCTCTGTCTTGGAAGGTTATGGTTAAGCTGACGTGTACAATCCCCTGTGACTAAAACAGCCTGGTAGCACCGCATGCAAAGAGATCAGTCCTGTCCTTCACTCACCCACATATGTGTAATTACGCTCTGTGTTTTCAGGCTCTAGGTAGTTCAACACGCTGTTCCTGGCTTTGGCAAACAAATACAACTCTTGAAGATACGTTGCTTTCTCCCCATACACTGCATTTGCACGGATGATGCAGGTTGTGAGTTTACCACCGTTACTCATCTGTAAAATCAGGGAGGGATGTTAGTGGGTGATGGATTCAGAGATGAAATCTTCTGCAGTGATGTTGGGCTTGccagacaaaaacaaaacctgggAATATTGGGCTAGAGGAGTCAACCTTTGCAGAGGTGATCTGGGCAGTAGGGCCTCATTTGGGTCCCTAAAAGTGCAAGGAGGTGCCCagttggatattttttttttaacatagcaCACCTTGCACCCGTGTGACATCCTCTGAGAGGTGGTGGATGGAGGGTGCTGGTGGCATTAACCCCTTCTGTGGTTTTGATGTATAAATGAGTGTTTGCAAGAACTGAAATCAGGTGCCAGTGGAAGCCAGCTAAGCTAGCTGGCCTCAAACTGTAACCAGGAGAGAGAGGTGTTCCAGGTACTGGCGCTTGTTTAGGACAGAAGTCTTATTTTTACATTCTGCTTCATCCTCTAGAAGAACTCATCTGTCTGCTGACTGTACTGGGAGTCTAAAAAGACTAGCCAGCTAACTTAGGTAGGTGGTTGACTTCGGGTAcacaagtattttttattttttttattcttaaatcaCTCAGGCATGTCTGAAAATTACACCTTTATGCAGTATGAACCAGGTGAACCTGGCTTCTTATGCCCTAATTTAACACAGCTCTTTCCCAAGTCCCACTCCTTCTGGTGAAGTTAAAGCACAAGCTCAAAGGGCAGCACCCTTTGATCTTGCGAGAGTTTGGCAGCTTTCTGATGATGTGGGAAGATCAGGCTATGGTAAGCTTAGGGCAATGTGGTTTATGCATCAAGTTAAAGCAGCAGTTGGCTACACAATAAGATATGAGTGTGGGGTCTTTCTAACCAGCTCTCTTGTTCTACCTATCCTGTGCTGTAACACCAGGGGTGCTACCATTGACTTTTGTACCTTTTTTCCATTGGCTTCGAATACAAGTTTTTCTGCCATGGCCTTTGTCTTCCCATAAGGCAGCTCCACTTCCCCACTGTATTTGGTGTCCTCATTTCCTCTGAAATAGATTGTGAGAGATGGTGAGTGACCATGGAGTAGAGCACAGGGCTTGGAGACATTTGTCACAGCGTGATTTACTCTGCAATCCCTGCTCTCCAGGGACTTACCACTGGCTGTGAGTTATATGAATCTGAGCTCCTTGCTACAGTCCGGGAGAAATAAGGCCTCGAGAAATACCAGGCGGTTCTGGGCGTTCATAGGCAGGTTTGCGTGAGGGCGatggtttgttttctgagagCCGGATTTGGTTTTGTCTAACAGTGTTATTGAAGCAAACAATAGAAGGCAGCAGAGTTACCTTTTTAAGCAATTCATGAGTGGCTGAACAAGGTGGAAAGAGCACAGGAAGACGGAAGGCAGGAAAATGAGAGCAAtcctattttgttttttcagtagaggaagagaaaagcctCTCATGAGCCATAAACTAAAAGTTGAAGCTGCTGCTTAATTTTCTCACAGAGTTGATTAGAGTTGGGAGACATTTGCCAGTGACATGATAGGGCTTCCAGTGATATCCTGGAAGACATGCAGGTTTCTGCTGGCAttattccttcctctcccctagCAAATTATGCTCGAGAGGAAGAGCAAAGAAGTGAACCCATGATTAAGTGCAAGCGGGGCTCACAGCCATGCTGAAGGCATTTGGTTGTCACTCTGGAAAGAAACCTGCTCCTCAGCTTCCTAACTTACagctgcaaggaggaaagcCCCTGGGATCTAACATGCAACTGGCCTCACAGGCCCTGAAATAATTCCAAGGAGAACCAAGAAAGCAGCTCTATTCCCCACCAGGGCGCTGGTCTTTTGTCCCAGTGGTTCTAGATCAACGTTAGTCTGTTGCAGGATTTGGTTAAGCAGATTCAGTGggctctggaggagctggggagtgAAGAAACCTTGTTTGAAGAATTGGGAAGGACCATCCACAAAGACGATGTGTCTGCTTGCTCCCCAGCTGCCACGACTAGCAAGGATAAGCACTCTCCCCCTCTGTGTGCTGCAGAAGGCTTTCTTCACGTTTTTCAATTTACTCTGTCTTCTGCTCTGCTAGAGAAATTCACCCTAGGCAAATACCAGACTCTTCCAGGCATGGGCTACCCCCCCCACAGGGCAATGAAGAATTATCGTGCTCCTTTTGCAGCTGGGGCCTGATTGCACCTCTTGGAAGGGTTAAGTGGCCTGTAATGAGTTCATGCAGCAAATCTGCAGCAGAGGTCTTTTTGTCGAACACTGGGCCTCAGGAGAGCAAGCTCTGACTCAGGCTCCATGTTTGACCTTGGGCAACTTGCTTGCTCTTTTCTATGCTCAGATCTCCATGTGTAAAATGTGGATAATGTTGTTGCCTTTCTCTTGCCTGTTTGGCAGTCTAGTATCTTGTGTGTCAGATATCCCAGCTGAGATCAGGGCCTTCTTGTGctacagcaacagaaataaattaggAGCATCAGAAATACAGCCTCCCCGCGTACCCTGGGCTTTTATCACAaaaccctcctccccttccctgtgtTTACGGGTGATGAGCAAGagacaaaccagaaaacaaacaagacaaaagATTGATTGTGCATGGTTTGTTGCAAGCCTGGGAGAGGCCCAAGACAATTAGGGGGGTTATCTAGAAGTTCtagttttaattgctttctttttttaatcaaaatttattttttgccttgcaaagcttttgaa contains:
- the LOC104042613 gene encoding 3 beta-hydroxysteroid dehydrogenase type 7 isoform X1, coding for MDRAWVYLVTGCGFIGEKIVELLSQQDYIKEVRVFDSVAKEEVEKFTTATTHVTVMKGDIQDYNLLLAAMRGVHVVIHTAAIVDYRNTVPFWEMRAVNVGGTENVLRACCVLNVPYVVYTSSVAAVGPNTSHEPMLRGNEDTKYSGEVELPYGKTKAMAEKLVFEANGKKMSNGGKLTTCIIRANAVYGEKATYLQELYLFAKARNSVLNYLEPENTERNYTYVGNVAWMHVLVARNLQLKPDLLAGQVYYSYDDTPTRKGFLIRHQLLSTMDPSVRLGSHIPYWKMWLMIQLHRMIKVILYPFWKPQPFLNLPLLNTIVTTFSYETDKASRHFGYKPLFTWEESKHRTAQWLKAVAGNLDTPQLHEKKN
- the LOC104042613 gene encoding 3 beta-hydroxysteroid dehydrogenase type 7 isoform X2, which produces MDRAWVYLVTGCGFIGEKIVELLSQQDYIKEVRVFDSVAKEEVEKFTTGTENVLRACCVLNVPYVVYTSSVAAVGPNTSHEPMLRGNEDTKYSGEVELPYGKTKAMAEKLVFEANGKKMSNGGKLTTCIIRANAVYGEKATYLQELYLFAKARNSVLNYLEPENTERNYTYVGNVAWMHVLVARNLQLKPDLLAGQVYYSYDDTPTRKGFLIRHQLLSTMDPSVRLGSHIPYWKMWLMIQLHRMIKVILYPFWKPQPFLNLPLLNTIVTTFSYETDKASRHFGYKPLFTWEESKHRTAQWLKAVAGNLDTPQLHEKKN